A window from Candidatus Omnitrophota bacterium encodes these proteins:
- a CDS encoding response regulator translates to MPKVLVVDDERSIRDVLRIFLEKKGFDVTCIDDGSKALSIIDSGEEYDIILLDNRMPGLKGFEVLEEMRKKQTDIPVILLTGSVGVNDDIPSTRAVLRKPIDLNTLIDTINDILNG, encoded by the coding sequence ATGCCCAAGGTACTCGTAGTTGACGATGAACGGTCCATCCGTGACGTTTTGCGGATATTTCTGGAGAAGAAAGGTTTTGATGTTACCTGCATCGATGACGGCAGCAAAGCTTTGAGTATCATAGATTCAGGCGAAGAGTACGATATCATATTACTTGATAACAGGATGCCCGGGCTCAAGGGCTTTGAGGTTCTGGAGGAGATGAGGAAAAAGCAGACAGACATTCCTGTTATTCTTCTCACCGGTTCTGTGGGCGTGAATGACGATATACCCTCCACAAGAGCGGTTTTGAGAAAGCCGATAGATCTCAACACGCTCATAGATACGATAAATGATATTTTGAATGGCTGA